One Pichia kudriavzevii chromosome 3, complete sequence genomic window carries:
- a CDS encoding uncharacterized protein (PKUD0C11010; similar to Saccharomyces cerevisiae YGR036C (CAX4); ancestral locus Anc_4.179) codes for MVAVQNPLIPFDHTYILYSPDNIFSLPLAAASLTPILILVFLFSWFVITREIEPCIFAAGHVCNDILSGILKNTVRYPRPIRGQIFKQDGGLVWGMPSSHTQFMSFWFTYTLLAYILNYPGPSISKKCQLIYSIGAMFTVGMVIASRIVFEYHNWNQVIVGLLLGSVLACFYWVFVNLLREYGIIDRLLSGKIFKLLLVKDSFGRGSFPLLEDERRVYEEIVSVKGDSAARRN; via the coding sequence ATGGTTGCTGTACAAAATCCCTTGATCCCCTTTGATCACACATACATTTTATATTCTCCAGACAAcatattttctttgcctTTAGCTGCGGCATCTTTGACTCCAATCCTgattttggtgtttttgttctcATGGTTCGTTATTACGAGGGAGATAGAACCTTGTATTTTTGCTGCAGGTCATGTTTGTAATGATATATTAAGTGgtatattgaaaaatactgTCAGGTATCCACGACCAATACGTGGACAGATCTTCAAACAAGACGGAGGGTTGGTATGGGGAATGCCAAGTTCCCACACCCAATTCATGTCTTTTTGGTTTACGTATACTTTGTTAGCCTACATTCTCAATTATCCAGGACCTTCAATTAGCAAAAAGTGCCAGCTAATATACAGTATCGGTGCCATGTTTACAGTAGGGATGGTTATTGCAAGTAGAATAGTGTTTGAATATCACAATTGGAACCAAGTAATTGTTGGGCTACTGTTAGGATCCGTACTTGCTTGTTTTTACTGGGTTTTCGTCAATTTGCTCCGTGAATACGGGATAATTGACAGGTTACTCTCTGGGAAAATTTTTAAACTGTTGCTAGTGAAAGATAGTTTTGGGCGTGGTTCCTTCCCTCTCTTAGAGGATGAACGCAGGGTATATGAGGAAATTGTCTCCGTGAAGGGCGACTCTGCTGCCCGTAGAAACTGA
- a CDS encoding uncharacterized protein (PKUD0C11000), translating to MSTSPNYNRVPNQEPGSLEKNSFGMSTPIINPHNQFPDRVLQSSNIEGNNNLLNYNFAFHSNLHGHKRPFSDAQDSPHNAKRRLVENLNELTLGRANMRGKTSGIFGNISKEQLKRPLTDPNKVIIQNIDQFLQENPEQLDIIGRSLQLDDLKKAGLDGLVVACGLDLKKVWTSIVDRYKNGGSSNKGVDDLIHKMIWDEYLAKYFSVIKHYDPFKVMWKSYVQWLSKKNKLNYRSHRITELDGDGDAMMMEEVNQPDEQQKEQVLVEDDLEFHDDEDVQNEMARLAYREQRLRDGMSNYGSYYTHEDAGHNLWETSHNQHHVEAYAQDDDVVMDD from the coding sequence ATGTCCACAAGTCCCAACTATAACCGGGTGCCTAACCAAGAACCTGGttctcttgaaaagaaCAGTTTTGGAATGTCAACGCCCATTATCAATCCTCACAACCAATTCCCAGATAGGGTGCTTCAAAGCTCAAATATTGAAGGAAATAACAATTTATTAAACTACAATTTTGCATTCCACTCCAATCTCCATGGCCATAAGAGACCTTTCTCAGATGCACAAGATAGTCCGCACAATGCAAAACGTCGATTGGTTGAAAACTTGAACGAATTGACTTTGGGAAGAGCAAACATGAGGGGGAAGACATCCGGTATATTTGGGAACATATCTAAGgaacaattgaaaagacCTCTGACAGATCCTAATAAAGTTATAATACAAAATATAGACCAATTTTTGCAAGAGAATCCCGAACAGTTGGATATTATAGGAAGAAGCTTACAATTAGATGACCTAAAGAAGGCTGGATTGGATGGGCTTGTGGTGGCATGTGGAttggatttgaagaaagtgTGGACCAGCATTGTAGATCGATACAAGAACGGGGGGTCGTCCAACAAAGGCGTTGATGACTTAATCCACAAAATGATATGGGATGAGTACTTGGCCAAGTATTTCTCCGTCATCAAACACTATGATCCCTTTAAAGTAATGTGGAAGAGCTACGTCCAATGGttatccaaaaaaaataaattgaattACAGAAGTCATAGAATCACTGAacttgatggtgatggCGATGCGATGATGATGGAAGAGGTAAACCAACCAGATGAACAACAAAAGGAACAAGTTCtagttgaagatgatttggaattcCATGATGACGAAGATGTCCAAAACGAAATGGCTAGATTGGCATATAGGGAGCAGCGCCTGAGAGATGGTATGAGCAACTATGGATCATACTATACCCATGAAGATGCTGGCCACAATCTCTGGGAGACTAGCCACAATCAGCATCATGTCGAAGCGTATGCTCAGGATGACGATGTGGTGATGGACGACTAG